One window from the genome of Scyliorhinus torazame isolate Kashiwa2021f chromosome 3, sScyTor2.1, whole genome shotgun sequence encodes:
- the LOC140409369 gene encoding probable N-acetyltransferase camello has protein sequence MRYQIRLYQEGDYDAVRDIYVSGVQEHFPRACRYVLKQPCTVAVLGLSFCLLLIVSSSLLLSLSLMVILLALGYLLLRHIWSQIIEQNLMQDLLDIGSSYMKHPACCFWVAVSNGSVVGTVGAIPSKFSPITLELKRLNVCLEYRGLGIAKALCLTVREFAHRSGFADIVLRTSVIQTEAQNLYQKLGYILVDTIPVPHPLAKVTNYTTSKYQYHIPRGPELQPQEKQQRDHIRLCATQELLSHCHGGLHLGSSDW, from the exons ATGCGGTACCAGATTCGCCTGTACCAGGAAGGTGATTACGACGCAGTGCGGGATATTTATGTGTCTGGCGTACAAGAGCATTTTCCCAGAGCGTGTCGTTACGTTCTGAAACAACCCTGCACCGTGGCCGTCTTGGGACTGAGCTTCTGTCTGCTGCTGATTGTGTCCAGCTCtctgcttctctcactctctctcatggtCATCTTGCTGGCTTTAGGCTACCTGCTGCTTCGCCATATCTGGTCTCAAATCATTGAACAGAACCTGATGCAGGACCTCCTGGACATTGGCAGCTCCTACATGAAGCATCCAGCCTGCTGTTTCTGGGTGGCAGTATCGAATGGATCTGTGGTTGGTACAGTGGGAGCTATCCCGTCCAAATTCTCACCTATTACGTTGGAGCTGAAGCGTCTGAATGTGTGTCTGGAGTACCGCGgcctgggcattgccaaggcattgTGCCTTACTGTCCGAGAGTTTGCCCATCGCTCAGGTTTTGCCGACATAGTGCTCAGGACCTCTGTCATTCAGACAGAGGCACAGAATCTCTACCAAAAGCTGGGCTACATCCTggtggacacaatcccggtgcctcatccTCTGGCCAAAGTCACCAACTACACCACCAGCAAATACCAGTACCACATCCCTCGTGGGCCCGAGCTCCAGCCGCAGGAGAAACAGCAACGTGACCACATCAGACTCTGTGCCACACAGGAGCTACTCTCCCACTGTCACG GTGGACTTCACCTTGGTTCAAGTGACTGGTAA